Proteins from a genomic interval of Sphingobacterium lactis:
- the wecC gene encoding UDP-N-acetyl-D-mannosamine dehydrogenase codes for MHAKVVTVGLGYIGLPTSALIANGGIPVHGVDISQHVVDTINAGKIHIVEPELDKAVAKAVQDGFLKAGTTPVPADTYLIVVPTPFKGDHEPDISYVQAATEAVLPLLKEGDLYIIESTSPVGTTEKMMSLIFSKRPELEGKIYLAYCPERVLPGNVMYELVHNDRVIGGVNEESTKKAMEFYGQFVKGELHPTNARTAEMCKLTENSSRDVQIAFANELSLICDKAGINVWELIKLANKHPRVNILQPGCGVGGHCIAVDPYFIVSEFPLESRIIGKAREINNHKAFWVAEKIKEARKEFQLKNNKEPKIALMGMAFKPNIDDLRESPAKYIVQRVLQDANEEEYFIVEPNIHEHKIFKLTEYQEAIEKADIIAFLVAHNEFKNLSFDENQIVLDFCGVTNK; via the coding sequence ATGCACGCAAAAGTTGTTACCGTAGGTTTAGGATATATAGGTTTACCTACATCCGCATTAATTGCCAATGGCGGGATTCCAGTTCACGGTGTTGATATTTCTCAGCATGTCGTTGACACCATCAATGCAGGTAAAATCCATATTGTAGAACCAGAGCTGGATAAAGCAGTAGCTAAAGCTGTCCAAGATGGCTTTTTAAAAGCAGGTACAACCCCTGTTCCCGCGGATACCTATTTAATCGTTGTTCCTACTCCATTTAAAGGAGATCATGAACCGGACATATCTTATGTACAAGCGGCAACTGAGGCGGTTCTTCCTTTATTGAAAGAAGGCGATCTTTATATTATTGAGTCTACTTCTCCAGTAGGAACAACTGAAAAAATGATGTCTCTGATCTTTTCGAAGCGTCCTGAATTGGAAGGGAAAATATACTTGGCCTACTGTCCTGAACGCGTTTTGCCTGGAAATGTGATGTATGAACTAGTACATAATGATCGAGTGATTGGTGGGGTGAATGAAGAGTCAACTAAAAAGGCTATGGAATTTTACGGTCAATTTGTAAAAGGAGAGTTGCACCCAACAAATGCAAGGACAGCCGAAATGTGTAAGTTAACTGAGAATTCATCGAGAGATGTGCAAATCGCATTTGCTAATGAGTTGTCATTGATCTGTGATAAAGCAGGGATTAATGTTTGGGAATTGATTAAGTTGGCGAACAAGCATCCTAGAGTTAATATTCTACAACCGGGTTGTGGTGTAGGTGGACATTGTATCGCAGTAGATCCTTATTTTATTGTGTCAGAATTCCCATTGGAATCAAGGATTATTGGTAAAGCTCGTGAAATCAATAACCATAAAGCATTCTGGGTAGCAGAAAAAATTAAAGAAGCAAGGAAAGAGTTCCAATTAAAGAACAATAAAGAGCCGAAAATCGCGCTAATGGGAATGGCTTTTAAACCTAATATTGATGATTTAAGAGAGTCACCTGCAAAATACATCGTTCAGCGTGTTCTGCAAGATGCAAATGAAGAAGAATATTTTATTGTTGAGCCAAATATCCACGAGCATAAAATCTTTAAGTTGACGGAGTATCAAGAAGCAATTGAAAAAGCTGATATTATTGCGTTCTTGGTTGCACACAATGAGTTTAAAAATCTATCATTTGATGAAAATCAAATTGTATTGGATTTTTGCGGAGTAACAAATAAATAA
- a CDS encoding oligosaccharide flippase family protein, translated as MENKSSNTQQVFWVLIGSISAFAFSILSSMLLSRYFNKQDYGTYKQIMYVYSSLTIIFTLGLPRAFSYFLPKIDKGEARDVIDKINWILMALGLIMSLFFFFGAGYIGKLLKNESLILPLKYFSLVPFFMLPSLGLEGIMSTYRQTKFLALYNTLTKVFMLLCVVVPVIYFKGTILSAIIGFTLSSFLCFITSLYFKNRPVKGIRKIKSRYSYKDILAYTLPLMGASLWGVLINSADQFFISRYFGNEIFADFANGSLELPFVGMIIVSTATVLSPVFVKQVHEKGDDAKQEVLKLWRSVLSKTVKIIYPLVIFCFCFADVIMVLLYGEKYHTSGIYFQIKLIVNFFTVITYAPLLFAINGQKFYYNVHMYGAIILIVLEYLVIKLFNSPYLVTATSVLCQIGRIAFMMSYIAKYFKIPLKDLFPYKLVLEIIIPSAIIIFLSKYLFESILQLNLIFTIISSGVVYLIFFGIWTKLRGIDYFSIIQPLLIRIKK; from the coding sequence ATGGAGAATAAAAGTAGCAATACGCAGCAGGTCTTTTGGGTTTTAATTGGTAGTATTTCTGCATTCGCATTTTCAATATTAAGCTCTATGTTATTGAGCAGATATTTTAATAAGCAGGATTACGGGACATACAAACAAATTATGTATGTATATAGTTCTTTAACCATTATTTTTACCCTAGGTCTGCCTCGTGCATTTAGCTATTTTTTGCCTAAAATTGATAAGGGAGAGGCAAGGGACGTCATTGACAAGATAAATTGGATATTAATGGCCTTGGGTTTAATAATGTCTCTCTTCTTTTTTTTTGGTGCTGGATATATTGGCAAACTATTAAAGAATGAGTCTTTAATTTTACCTTTGAAGTATTTTTCCTTAGTGCCATTTTTTATGCTCCCTTCCTTAGGTTTGGAAGGGATTATGTCCACGTATAGACAAACGAAGTTTTTAGCATTATATAATACGTTAACTAAAGTCTTTATGTTGCTGTGTGTTGTGGTACCTGTAATTTATTTTAAGGGAACTATATTATCTGCGATAATTGGTTTTACGCTATCGTCCTTTTTATGCTTTATAACATCCTTATATTTTAAAAATAGACCGGTAAAAGGTATCCGTAAAATAAAAAGCAGGTATTCCTATAAAGATATTTTAGCCTATACATTACCGCTAATGGGGGCTAGTTTATGGGGGGTGTTAATAAATTCTGCAGATCAATTTTTTATCAGTCGTTATTTTGGTAATGAAATATTCGCAGATTTTGCAAATGGATCATTAGAACTACCATTTGTAGGAATGATAATTGTGTCAACTGCAACCGTTCTATCCCCCGTATTTGTAAAGCAGGTCCATGAAAAAGGTGATGATGCGAAACAGGAGGTTTTAAAATTATGGCGATCTGTATTAAGCAAAACGGTTAAGATAATTTATCCCTTGGTGATTTTTTGCTTCTGTTTTGCAGATGTTATTATGGTGCTATTGTATGGAGAAAAATATCACACTTCAGGAATTTATTTTCAAATAAAACTAATTGTGAATTTTTTTACTGTAATTACGTATGCTCCATTACTATTTGCCATTAATGGCCAGAAATTTTATTACAATGTTCATATGTATGGGGCAATCATACTTATTGTTTTAGAATATTTAGTAATAAAATTATTCAATTCTCCTTATTTGGTTACTGCAACATCCGTATTGTGCCAAATTGGTAGAATTGCATTTATGATGAGTTACATAGCAAAATATTTCAAAATTCCTTTAAAAGATTTGTTTCCTTATAAATTAGTTTTGGAGATTATTATTCCTTCAGCAATCATCATTTTTTTATCAAAATATCTTTTTGAATCCATTTTACAATTGAATTTGATTTTCACAATCATTTCAAGTGGGGTAGTTTATTTGATATTTTTTGGTATATGGACTAAGTTAAGAGGAATTGATTATTTTTCAATAATCCAACCGTTATTGATACGAATTAAGAAGTAA
- a CDS encoding sugar-transfer associated ATP-grasp domain-containing protein, whose product MINLIKSELENFKRNFIFYKRTQAFKKRYQTIKKELFVKNIPENILQEYRKKWSIFGKKVETETLLLCYNLSGKVDLNIVPENIFSAIIETKLNPHKEIAFFELKNVYEKWFNNLEVFPKSYFHKIEGTYYDRDFNIIEDISQFLNSIDFNYPLILKSSRDTYGGEGVRKIKSLEDLWTGIEEFRSLVCQELIIQNESLGSINNSSINSIRTCLLRTETGEFKVINNSIRFGINGSLDNETSGGIVCSIDENGIFNEYAVNKYAQKYFSHPNSNVEFKGYKLPFYESLNLTAENIANQIPLANLISLDMCLDNENIWRCIEINLNGQTIRFAQYAGKGFFGNLTNQIINKTK is encoded by the coding sequence ATGATAAATTTAATAAAGTCGGAATTAGAAAATTTCAAACGAAACTTTATTTTCTATAAACGGACGCAAGCATTTAAAAAGCGGTATCAAACAATAAAAAAAGAATTATTTGTAAAAAATATTCCTGAAAATATACTTCAGGAGTATAGAAAAAAATGGTCTATATTTGGTAAAAAGGTTGAAACTGAAACTCTTTTGTTATGCTATAATTTATCAGGTAAAGTAGATCTAAATATTGTTCCAGAAAATATTTTTTCTGCGATAATTGAGACTAAACTTAATCCTCATAAAGAGATAGCTTTTTTTGAATTAAAAAATGTCTATGAAAAATGGTTTAATAACCTCGAGGTTTTCCCTAAGTCTTATTTCCATAAAATTGAAGGAACCTATTACGACCGAGATTTTAATATAATCGAAGACATTTCCCAATTTTTAAATTCAATTGATTTTAATTATCCATTAATATTAAAATCTAGCAGAGACACTTATGGAGGTGAAGGGGTAAGGAAGATTAAAAGTCTAGAGGATCTTTGGACTGGAATTGAGGAGTTTCGAAGTTTAGTTTGTCAAGAATTAATAATACAAAATGAATCTCTAGGAAGTATTAATAACTCAAGTATAAATTCAATTAGAACATGTCTTTTAAGGACAGAAACTGGCGAATTCAAAGTAATTAATAATTCAATACGATTTGGAATAAATGGTAGTCTAGATAATGAGACTTCAGGAGGAATAGTTTGCAGTATTGATGAAAATGGGATATTTAATGAATATGCAGTTAATAAGTATGCTCAAAAATATTTTTCCCATCCAAATAGTAATGTGGAATTTAAAGGATATAAACTTCCTTTTTATGAATCATTAAATTTAACCGCTGAAAATATAGCAAATCAAATCCCATTAGCGAATTTAATAAGTCTTGATATGTGCCTTGACAATGAGAATATTTGGAGGTGTATTGAAATTAATCTTAATGGTCAAACAATTAGGTTTGCCCAATATGCTGGGAAAGGCTTTTTTGGAAACTTAACTAATCAGATAATTAACAAAACTAAATAA
- a CDS encoding N(5)-(carboxyethyl)ornithine synthase, translating into MKTVGFPISQKSNEKRRCILPQHINNIKNKNAIFIEKGYGEVLGFSDADYIQAGVQVVSQEEVLSKDIICDAKIGDAAYLKDLNNQTIFGWVHAVQNRTITDILIDNKITAYAWEDMFESGRHTFWRNNEIAGEAAVMHAYTLFGLFPYDTKVALIGRGNIARGALKILTFMGADVTIYDRKTEKLFQKELEQFDVIVNAILWDTSRKDHIIYREDLQRMKKGAMIIDISCDRNGGIETCIPTSMTDPTYEVDGVLHYAVDHTPSIFYKTISASLSEEVSKTIDSLIEDRPNNVLIDAQIFVDGEIKDQRIKEFQNR; encoded by the coding sequence ATGAAAACGGTAGGATTCCCCATCAGTCAAAAAAGTAATGAAAAGAGACGCTGTATATTGCCTCAACATATTAACAACATAAAAAATAAAAACGCTATTTTTATAGAAAAAGGGTATGGAGAAGTTTTGGGATTTAGTGATGCGGACTATATTCAAGCAGGTGTACAAGTAGTATCTCAAGAAGAGGTTTTGAGTAAAGATATTATTTGCGATGCAAAAATTGGTGATGCAGCTTATCTTAAAGACCTGAATAACCAAACTATTTTTGGCTGGGTCCACGCTGTTCAAAATCGAACAATCACCGATATCCTTATTGATAATAAAATAACTGCCTATGCCTGGGAAGATATGTTTGAGAGTGGGCGACATACTTTTTGGAGGAATAATGAAATTGCTGGTGAAGCAGCAGTTATGCATGCGTATACCTTATTTGGATTATTCCCTTATGATACCAAGGTGGCATTAATTGGAAGGGGCAATATAGCCAGGGGAGCATTGAAAATTTTAACCTTCATGGGGGCTGATGTAACTATTTACGACAGAAAGACTGAAAAGTTATTCCAAAAGGAATTAGAACAATTTGACGTGATTGTCAACGCTATATTGTGGGATACCAGCAGGAAAGACCATATAATTTATAGAGAAGATTTACAGAGGATGAAAAAGGGTGCTATGATTATTGATATTAGCTGTGACCGTAATGGCGGGATTGAAACCTGTATTCCAACATCAATGACCGATCCTACGTATGAGGTGGATGGCGTTCTTCATTACGCGGTTGACCATACACCATCTATATTTTATAAAACAATTTCTGCTTCATTAAGCGAGGAAGTTAGCAAAACAATTGATTCATTAATTGAAGATAGACCAAATAATGTGCTAATTGATGCTCAGATTTTTGTCGATGGCGAAATAAAGGATCAGCGAATTAAAGAGTTTCAAAATAGATAG
- a CDS encoding ATP-grasp domain-containing protein yields MNYKQLAKRFILSFPAFQEKYKNKLISIKHIERYEDQVANLEEAEKVLFEETLGKDIGLIGLVKDAVFEYDETYISPRSYYPKYERFLNNNGLQYEYYDIYSSDWLERASNFDYIIWHTASDPVTQEIAQNKIYILDKILGKKCLPSFDEIWSYENKINAHYLFKSKDLPEIPTYVSHSKSDTVAYLNSIKFPIISKLSTGSASFGVEKLDSKEEALKLVNSIFSFKGRGTYFPSIRQKDYVYFQSFVEDATFDLRIITVDNKAFGYYRFPNKGDFRASGAGNYEKTEIPAEALDLAFKVRACFGSTCLATDLLYSKKYNKYFIIESSIFIGIDTCSQLEINGEAGYYERLGEGLYEFRRGKYWIQELTLLEFFKK; encoded by the coding sequence ATGAATTATAAGCAGTTAGCAAAGCGTTTTATTTTATCTTTTCCTGCTTTCCAGGAGAAATATAAAAATAAATTGATATCGATTAAACATATCGAGCGCTATGAGGATCAGGTGGCAAACTTGGAGGAAGCAGAGAAAGTACTTTTTGAGGAAACTTTAGGGAAAGATATAGGTTTAATAGGACTTGTAAAGGATGCTGTTTTTGAATACGATGAAACGTACATATCGCCGAGATCCTATTACCCAAAATATGAAAGGTTCTTAAATAATAACGGGTTACAATATGAGTATTATGATATATATTCAAGTGACTGGCTGGAAAGAGCGTCAAATTTTGACTATATCATCTGGCATACTGCATCTGACCCCGTAACCCAAGAAATAGCTCAAAATAAGATTTATATTTTGGATAAGATTTTGGGAAAAAAATGTTTGCCTTCTTTTGATGAGATATGGTCTTATGAAAATAAAATAAACGCACATTACTTGTTCAAATCTAAGGATTTACCCGAAATACCAACCTATGTATCGCATTCAAAATCAGATACTGTAGCATATTTGAATAGCATTAAGTTTCCGATTATATCGAAATTAAGCACCGGTTCGGCATCTTTTGGTGTTGAAAAATTAGATTCCAAGGAAGAAGCCCTAAAACTCGTTAATTCGATTTTTAGTTTTAAGGGTCGCGGTACATATTTCCCATCCATAAGACAGAAGGATTACGTTTATTTTCAGAGCTTTGTAGAGGACGCAACGTTTGATTTAAGGATTATAACGGTTGATAATAAAGCATTTGGTTATTATCGATTCCCCAATAAAGGGGATTTTAGAGCATCTGGAGCTGGTAATTATGAGAAAACTGAAATTCCTGCTGAAGCCTTGGATTTAGCATTTAAGGTTAGAGCGTGTTTTGGTAGTACTTGCCTTGCAACGGACTTACTCTACAGCAAAAAGTACAATAAATATTTTATTATCGAAAGTTCAATTTTTATTGGAATAGATACGTGTTCTCAATTAGAAATAAATGGAGAGGCTGGATATTATGAGAGATTAGGAGAAGGGTTATATGAATTTCGTCGAGGAAAATATTGGATCCAAGAACTTACGTTATTGGAGTTCTTTAAAAAATAA
- a CDS encoding EpsG family protein yields MKSSRGDTSIKYLSLLIYPWVSLFYSLRSLNTRSTFFVIFVFSVLFGLAFTPDLNSKLDSARYLEYFHLNSNLTLAEYYRDLVSYFNFEEGRKDFFMHTMTFLVSSFTHNYHFLFATFAAVFSLFFLKSFKYFTFNAAFDNKNALCLMLALMFALSNPIFNINGVRFWTASWFAIYLLFKIVIEDKKSFLLLGLLLPIIHAAFWIFFFFIFIYYLVRNNKILIVSFFVSFAISGFMITFVKDLSQILPGTLSRLIEIYTSEDYMSYRNELTGNVNWYISLLNTLKTIYPNFLIYFIIRSRNNTSNPIFHQILALTLIIAIFSNLTISIPSLGNRFQMLLFPFISLLWLLNINSLRRFKYLIYCFPIAWIVDIRLMVEWTIDLIDPYFYISPTPYFIYHIITI; encoded by the coding sequence ATGAAATCTAGCAGAGGAGATACTTCCATTAAATATCTTTCATTGTTAATTTACCCTTGGGTTTCGCTATTTTATTCCCTAAGGAGTTTGAATACGCGAAGTACATTTTTCGTGATCTTCGTGTTTTCAGTCCTTTTCGGATTGGCATTTACTCCTGATCTCAATTCCAAATTAGATTCAGCAAGATATTTAGAATATTTTCACTTAAACAGCAATTTAACATTAGCTGAATATTATCGGGATTTAGTTTCATATTTCAATTTTGAAGAAGGTCGAAAAGATTTCTTTATGCATACAATGACCTTTCTGGTGTCCTCTTTTACGCATAATTACCACTTCTTGTTTGCCACATTTGCGGCGGTGTTTTCGCTTTTCTTTTTGAAATCATTTAAATATTTTACATTTAATGCAGCGTTTGACAACAAAAATGCTTTGTGTTTGATGTTGGCTTTGATGTTTGCATTAAGTAACCCAATCTTTAATATCAATGGAGTAAGATTTTGGACCGCTTCTTGGTTCGCCATTTATCTTTTATTTAAAATTGTAATTGAGGATAAAAAATCATTTTTATTATTAGGTTTGCTTTTGCCTATCATACACGCTGCATTTTGGATTTTCTTTTTCTTTATTTTCATCTACTACTTAGTTAGAAATAATAAAATATTAATTGTTTCTTTTTTTGTGAGTTTTGCGATTTCTGGGTTTATGATAACCTTTGTGAAGGACCTGAGTCAAATTTTGCCGGGCACACTAAGTAGATTAATCGAAATCTATACTTCAGAAGATTATATGAGTTATAGAAATGAATTGACTGGAAATGTTAATTGGTATATTTCACTTTTAAATACATTGAAAACGATCTATCCCAATTTTTTGATTTATTTCATAATAAGATCACGAAATAACACATCCAATCCTATATTTCATCAAATCCTCGCATTGACTTTAATTATTGCAATCTTTTCAAATTTGACTATCTCTATTCCCTCATTAGGGAATAGATTTCAAATGCTTTTATTTCCCTTTATAAGTTTACTTTGGCTATTAAATATCAATTCCCTAAGGCGATTTAAATATTTGATTTATTGTTTTCCAATAGCATGGATCGTTGATATCCGTTTAATGGTTGAATGGACCATTGATTTAATAGATCCTTATTTTTATATTTCTCCAACTCCCTATTTTATTTATCACATAATAACGATTTAA
- a CDS encoding glycosyltransferase family 4 protein — MKKILLISRGIPSKQDPMWGNFELDQALALKKFGNDVVVMSIDRRIRFYWRKIGISKETVKGIHMYNFFFPLPYKILPRFINNYFVDLFAKHLYRFIEKNEGTFDIVHGHYLPNIRIANVIGENFGINTVGTEHWSELKRKPIKNSVKQDAKETYPHIDRVISVSKPLELILKDEFNVDSTFVGCVIDDVFKYEPKIGDHKFKFIAVGSLFKIKGFDIAIKAFSAANFGEDIEFHIIGEGDQRAYLEEIIKEENVSNQVKLLGRKTRSEIMEIMQSSSAYILSSRSENFATACMEALSAGLPAIMTKCGGPEDFVDETNSILVEVDNIQEMAEAMEFMVNNFSRYNSELISKSVKSKYSATAIATQLNKIYESI, encoded by the coding sequence ATGAAAAAAATACTCTTGATATCTAGAGGAATTCCTAGCAAACAGGATCCCATGTGGGGGAACTTTGAGTTGGATCAAGCCCTAGCATTAAAAAAATTTGGAAACGATGTAGTTGTAATGTCAATAGATCGAAGGATTAGATTTTATTGGAGGAAAATTGGAATCTCAAAAGAGACGGTCAAAGGAATTCATATGTATAATTTTTTCTTTCCATTACCTTATAAAATTCTTCCCAGATTCATTAATAATTACTTTGTTGATTTGTTTGCAAAACATTTGTACAGATTTATTGAGAAAAATGAAGGAACCTTTGATATCGTTCATGGGCATTATTTACCCAATATTAGGATTGCTAATGTTATTGGTGAAAATTTCGGAATTAATACTGTTGGAACTGAACATTGGAGTGAATTAAAACGCAAACCTATTAAAAATTCAGTTAAACAGGATGCAAAGGAAACCTATCCTCACATTGATAGGGTTATTTCAGTTTCTAAACCGCTGGAATTAATACTTAAAGATGAATTTAATGTAGATTCAACCTTTGTAGGGTGTGTGATTGATGATGTATTCAAATATGAACCCAAAATTGGGGATCATAAATTTAAATTTATTGCTGTTGGATCCTTGTTTAAAATCAAAGGATTCGATATTGCGATCAAAGCTTTTTCTGCAGCTAATTTTGGTGAAGATATTGAGTTCCATATTATTGGGGAAGGGGATCAAAGAGCTTATTTGGAGGAAATAATTAAAGAAGAAAATGTGTCCAACCAGGTTAAATTGTTGGGCCGAAAGACAAGATCGGAAATTATGGAAATAATGCAATCATCTTCAGCATATATTCTAAGCTCTAGATCTGAAAATTTTGCAACAGCTTGTATGGAAGCACTAAGTGCAGGACTTCCGGCCATCATGACAAAATGCGGAGGGCCAGAAGATTTTGTAGATGAAACTAATTCAATATTAGTTGAAGTAGATAATATACAGGAGATGGCAGAGGCTATGGAATTCATGGTAAATAATTTTAGTAGATATAATTCCGAATTAATATCAAAGTCCGTTAAGAGTAAATATTCCGCAACAGCGATAGCAACTCAATTAAACAAAATTTATGAAAGTATATAA
- a CDS encoding NAD-dependent epimerase/dehydratase family protein, which yields MKVYNKEMVTVLVTCVGSGVGQSVIDSLNLTREFKIIGCDGNPNVYAHSFCDEFFVVPGLYSEGYTDHILQLCISNGVNVLVPGHDHELVLFGKDLEKFKENGIQVIVSNPEIIAISRDKQDWYDYFAPLGCKIVPTISVKEFLENPDESILPAIVKPSGGSASQGITIINELKEIEGLIPEDIIQPYLFPEESDPNYEKIVKAVKNGNFLQMSEISIQLIFNKDSKFSGVFISKNTLKNGVPIFVDPIDPQNFEYIDEIMRFVPILEERSVRGPVNIQGRITPTGLFFFEMNMRFTGITGNRALLGFNEVNFLVRNFLGIEAKLDGYAYNKVGVRQVACSTIPRQEQNFSDTVTILGAGSNIGVAFMKEISKTSKTINLIIREGSKEKYVELFKEYANVVYFEANDPNLAQCLCQTDCLINFVSALAYEEDYKKFEAIRFIQNISTLIAKAKINKIINISSQSVYSQKLNIEKTESDAVSINTSYSFQKVIIEDIFSSIKLLSPLSRVVSLRLPRVIIPQIKGQAGFFEKIIRDYQNGNEVLIPNPSNNTNLIHIDDVISAILFVLGKMKSGDVQEILNVSGQNVSLREYVEVIQQSLKGSGSFNLGDSEDVQSSSMLDGRLLNNLGWTNSKSVNDIINDLK from the coding sequence ATGAAAGTATATAATAAAGAAATGGTAACTGTTTTGGTAACATGTGTAGGTTCTGGGGTGGGTCAATCAGTAATTGATTCCTTAAATCTTACGCGAGAATTTAAAATTATTGGTTGTGATGGGAACCCTAATGTATATGCTCATAGTTTTTGTGATGAATTTTTTGTGGTTCCGGGTTTATATTCAGAAGGATACACGGATCACATTTTGCAGCTTTGTATTTCAAACGGTGTAAATGTTTTAGTTCCTGGCCACGATCATGAGTTGGTACTTTTCGGGAAAGATCTTGAAAAATTCAAAGAAAATGGTATTCAGGTCATAGTTTCAAATCCTGAAATAATTGCAATCAGTAGGGATAAGCAAGATTGGTATGACTATTTTGCGCCATTGGGCTGCAAAATTGTACCAACAATTTCTGTTAAGGAGTTTTTGGAAAATCCAGATGAAAGTATTTTGCCCGCAATTGTTAAGCCTTCAGGTGGTTCTGCATCACAAGGAATTACAATTATCAATGAATTGAAAGAAATTGAGGGTTTAATACCGGAGGATATTATCCAACCTTATTTATTCCCTGAAGAATCGGATCCTAACTATGAAAAGATTGTAAAAGCAGTTAAGAACGGGAATTTTCTGCAGATGTCTGAGATATCAATTCAATTGATTTTTAACAAAGATTCAAAATTCTCTGGGGTTTTTATCTCAAAAAACACGCTCAAAAATGGTGTTCCAATTTTCGTTGATCCAATTGATCCACAAAATTTCGAATACATTGATGAAATTATGAGATTTGTTCCGATTCTTGAGGAAAGATCTGTTCGAGGCCCTGTTAATATACAGGGTAGGATTACGCCAACCGGTTTGTTCTTCTTTGAAATGAATATGCGTTTTACAGGTATTACCGGTAATAGAGCGCTATTAGGCTTTAATGAAGTTAACTTTTTGGTTCGTAATTTTTTGGGAATTGAGGCAAAGCTTGATGGTTACGCCTATAATAAGGTTGGGGTTCGCCAAGTGGCTTGTTCTACCATTCCAAGACAAGAACAAAATTTCTCCGATACCGTTACAATATTGGGCGCAGGAAGTAATATAGGAGTGGCTTTCATGAAAGAGATTTCCAAAACTTCAAAAACCATTAACTTAATTATTCGGGAAGGTTCAAAAGAAAAATATGTTGAACTTTTTAAGGAATATGCTAATGTCGTTTATTTTGAAGCTAATGACCCTAATCTCGCTCAATGTCTATGTCAAACGGATTGTTTGATCAATTTTGTCAGCGCATTAGCCTATGAAGAAGATTATAAAAAATTTGAAGCTATTCGATTTATTCAGAATATTTCAACTTTAATTGCTAAAGCGAAAATCAATAAAATTATTAATATATCATCCCAATCGGTATATTCTCAAAAATTAAATATAGAGAAGACAGAGAGCGATGCTGTAAGTATAAATACTAGTTATAGTTTTCAAAAAGTAATAATTGAAGATATTTTTAGTTCGATAAAACTATTATCCCCTTTAAGTCGTGTGGTTTCATTAAGGTTACCGAGGGTGATAATACCTCAGATTAAAGGACAAGCTGGTTTTTTTGAAAAGATCATCAGAGATTACCAAAATGGTAATGAGGTGCTCATCCCTAATCCTAGCAATAACACCAACTTAATTCATATCGATGATGTTATTTCGGCAATCCTATTTGTATTAGGTAAAATGAAGTCTGGAGATGTTCAAGAAATATTAAATGTTAGTGGACAGAATGTTAGCTTGAGAGAATATGTTGAAGTTATTCAACAAAGCTTAAAGGGAAGCGGTTCTTTTAATCTGGGTGATTCTGAGGATGTTCAATCATCTTCCATGTTGGACGGACGACTTTTAAATAATTTAGGCTGGACAAACAGTAAATCTGTAAATGATATAATAAATGACCTTAAGTAA
- a CDS encoding sugar transferase gives MYRNFIKRGIDLIISCLAFLVLSPIFVILVILLSIANQGAGVFFLQERPGRDRKIFKVFKFKTMNDKRDLEGNLLPDIHRITKIGKFVRSASLDELPQLLNVIKGDMALVGPRPLLVKYLPLYNEFQNRRHEVRPGITGWAQVNGRNSITWDQKFSLDIYYVDHVSFMFDLKILLLTVKKVFVRSGINSSSEAPMESFKGDIGKK, from the coding sequence ATGTATAGAAATTTTATTAAACGAGGTATTGATCTAATTATTTCTTGCTTAGCATTTTTAGTATTAAGTCCAATCTTTGTCATTTTGGTAATTTTACTTTCAATCGCTAATCAAGGGGCGGGAGTATTCTTTTTACAAGAAAGACCGGGGAGGGATAGAAAAATCTTTAAGGTTTTTAAATTTAAAACGATGAATGACAAAAGGGATTTAGAAGGCAATTTGCTACCCGATATACATCGTATTACCAAAATTGGGAAATTTGTAAGATCTGCTTCTCTAGATGAACTCCCTCAATTATTGAATGTCATAAAAGGAGATATGGCATTAGTTGGTCCAAGGCCATTACTAGTGAAGTATTTACCTTTATACAATGAATTTCAAAATAGACGACATGAAGTGCGGCCAGGCATTACTGGTTGGGCACAAGTGAATGGACGTAACTCTATTACTTGGGATCAAAAATTTTCATTGGATATTTACTATGTTGATCATGTGTCGTTTATGTTTGATCTAAAAATTCTTCTGTTAACAGTCAAAAAGGTATTTGTAAGAAGTGGAATAAATTCTTCTTCTGAAGCGCCAATGGAAAGTTTTAAAGGTGATATTGGAAAAAAATAA